In Pseudomonas sp. MTM4, one genomic interval encodes:
- a CDS encoding toxin VasX, which yields MTNKNPNHADKAKNDAKSAIGACPLMKNKVQLLPLRYGLVERLDPSPQLSLPYELKSRPLGIRLIRDGWLYVTVGKQSKAILHEYRIAKGVITQLLWNKAEVTADKRETSVGEAQLIFFRNEPLHVAYSEVQWTAAKCAQVLKSPKERHYFMQAIDLSRVDCEKGAADLLTTHQANKWLAEVAEKPATTSAGQDVQPEEVKDYAWEQPSLYQPTQLGMLKKSLNPQYENDHLYLVVRDDIGVLRDLASHQDLAAGWIIDWSYAETIQKKYVIGCYIESLYRLNGQHMLSAAKQDPRFAKLEEETGPAQRQSISDYINVKHQAQWHGPGTHSGAISASRMRMRQSLGASLYAKYEDFIESLDENTEDALEGAKWGQQGISDLTDRPGMEAFLKQQRAQLKRWNERLDLISEDRIAMVAAERFHRAAWYFDPQSSAQIELALATEYACLKDICRTDKATDALAALLDKYPQLSLPGFYTLSHIDQIDMQTKLSSMIKGMRDTAMAGNDYSGAHELSVQFTGLVQQQLPSVFHLSETGITLNQLRNTAYEPAKQLRLAAAMDGAMQGLRNAAPLDPGKVLRALPGAAWLDVLRAFGQGGITLEFASASQIQAFETDTRKLAELRSTLTALKHQIRQTLAFERRGRLPQGSHRSLLAERKALQASLLPLESRVASALSPVGEGPSKAGVKIKGLNSTQVAEFQRMAEDFRLKRPFKGLGDAVFRSAGADIFASAVAVWQIRNFVVVSAELNRRSEWSGAEWLALTNAIFSMAAGVFAAAQGIAVTGLSVAVNNYASVPGKITMAARLGKLTASFGIPAYLSSVLAASISLKGSIDKFNEGLRRGDAGMLAGAGMTSVGDAGQVGINTWALIRSSGIVIGVLKDTQQARAAAWAVAGGRLVSIAARANLIGLALTGLQLGGEWIYNRSNLSQLDDWLQQGPWGLRDAQRPLAAEHLRLATITAAPKAALQPDKAGGLFILQVPGVITAELDDSGISLAAYWLSNHQRNDWEPWTEPLLYQFKLLSKLHEPLLLGLEIYPQESNAQHGLAIELRYPPLAGSNEVQTKRFESLTLLAQQGKPMAEVALLRVRTANAPSLPLTLDTLDQSSSS from the coding sequence GTGACCAACAAGAACCCCAATCACGCCGACAAGGCCAAAAATGACGCCAAGAGTGCAATTGGTGCTTGCCCACTAATGAAAAACAAGGTGCAGCTACTGCCCCTGCGTTACGGTCTGGTCGAACGGCTCGATCCCTCACCTCAGCTCAGCCTGCCTTACGAGCTCAAATCGCGGCCACTGGGTATTCGACTGATCCGCGATGGCTGGTTGTATGTCACCGTCGGCAAGCAGTCTAAAGCCATTCTGCATGAGTACCGCATTGCCAAGGGCGTGATTACCCAACTGCTGTGGAACAAGGCCGAGGTCACTGCCGACAAACGAGAAACGAGCGTCGGCGAAGCCCAGCTGATTTTCTTCCGTAATGAACCGCTGCATGTGGCCTACTCCGAAGTGCAGTGGACTGCCGCAAAATGCGCTCAGGTGCTCAAGAGCCCCAAAGAGCGCCATTACTTTATGCAGGCCATTGATCTCAGCCGGGTTGATTGTGAGAAAGGTGCCGCCGACCTTTTGACCACTCACCAAGCCAACAAATGGCTGGCCGAAGTGGCGGAAAAGCCCGCCACAACAAGCGCAGGTCAAGATGTGCAGCCTGAAGAAGTAAAGGATTACGCGTGGGAGCAACCTTCGCTGTACCAGCCAACCCAGCTAGGCATGCTGAAGAAAAGCCTGAACCCTCAGTACGAAAATGATCACCTCTACCTGGTGGTGCGTGACGACATTGGTGTGCTGCGTGACCTGGCCAGCCACCAAGATCTGGCTGCCGGCTGGATCATCGACTGGAGCTATGCCGAAACAATCCAGAAGAAGTATGTGATTGGCTGCTACATCGAGTCGCTGTACCGCCTGAATGGGCAACACATGCTCAGCGCAGCTAAGCAGGATCCGCGCTTCGCCAAGCTTGAAGAGGAAACCGGTCCGGCTCAGCGTCAGAGCATCAGTGACTACATCAACGTCAAGCATCAGGCCCAATGGCATGGCCCTGGTACGCACAGTGGCGCCATCAGTGCCTCACGTATGCGCATGCGCCAGAGCCTCGGCGCGTCCCTCTATGCGAAGTACGAGGACTTTATCGAGAGCCTCGATGAGAATACCGAAGATGCCCTGGAAGGCGCAAAGTGGGGGCAGCAAGGCATAAGCGACCTGACTGATCGCCCCGGTATGGAGGCGTTTCTCAAACAGCAGCGCGCCCAGCTCAAGCGCTGGAACGAGCGACTTGACCTGATCAGCGAAGACCGCATTGCCATGGTTGCGGCAGAACGCTTCCATCGCGCGGCCTGGTACTTCGACCCACAGTCGAGCGCGCAGATAGAGCTAGCGCTCGCCACTGAATACGCCTGCCTGAAAGATATCTGCCGTACTGACAAAGCCACCGATGCCTTGGCAGCGCTGCTGGATAAATACCCGCAACTGAGCTTGCCGGGCTTTTACACCCTGAGTCATATCGACCAGATTGATATGCAGACCAAGCTCTCCAGCATGATCAAAGGCATGCGTGATACGGCTATGGCTGGCAATGACTACAGCGGCGCACATGAGCTTAGCGTCCAGTTCACTGGCTTGGTCCAGCAACAATTGCCGAGTGTTTTCCACCTCAGCGAAACGGGCATTACCCTCAATCAGTTGCGTAATACCGCCTACGAGCCGGCCAAACAACTGAGACTGGCCGCGGCCATGGACGGGGCGATGCAAGGGCTGCGCAACGCAGCCCCGCTGGACCCCGGCAAAGTGCTGCGTGCCCTGCCAGGGGCAGCATGGCTGGATGTACTGCGGGCCTTCGGCCAAGGTGGCATCACCCTGGAGTTCGCGTCGGCCAGCCAGATTCAGGCGTTTGAAACCGATACCCGTAAGCTGGCCGAGCTGCGTAGCACGCTTACCGCGCTGAAACATCAGATCAGACAAACCCTCGCCTTTGAGCGCCGGGGCCGGCTGCCCCAAGGTAGCCACCGCAGCCTGCTGGCAGAGCGCAAAGCCCTGCAAGCAAGCCTGCTGCCGTTAGAAAGCCGCGTGGCCAGCGCCCTCAGCCCGGTGGGCGAAGGGCCGAGCAAAGCCGGGGTCAAGATCAAGGGCCTTAACAGCACTCAGGTTGCCGAGTTTCAGCGTATGGCGGAAGACTTCCGCCTCAAACGGCCATTTAAGGGCTTGGGCGACGCGGTATTTCGCTCGGCCGGGGCGGATATATTTGCTTCGGCCGTGGCGGTTTGGCAGATACGTAACTTTGTGGTGGTGAGTGCTGAGCTAAACAGAAGGTCAGAATGGAGTGGGGCAGAGTGGCTAGCGTTAACAAACGCTATCTTTTCAATGGCTGCTGGAGTGTTTGCAGCCGCGCAGGGCATAGCTGTCACCGGCCTTTCGGTAGCAGTGAATAACTACGCCAGTGTCCCCGGCAAGATCACCATGGCTGCACGGTTGGGCAAGCTTACCGCCAGCTTTGGTATACCTGCGTATTTATCTAGCGTACTTGCCGCATCCATCAGCTTGAAAGGCAGTATCGACAAATTTAACGAAGGACTACGCCGTGGCGATGCGGGCATGCTGGCGGGTGCCGGGATGACAAGCGTAGGCGATGCCGGGCAAGTGGGTATTAACACTTGGGCCTTGATTCGTTCGAGTGGCATTGTGATTGGTGTGCTCAAGGATACCCAGCAAGCCCGCGCGGCGGCCTGGGCTGTCGCGGGAGGCCGCCTGGTCAGCATCGCCGCGCGGGCCAACCTGATTGGTTTGGCCCTGACCGGCTTGCAACTGGGCGGCGAATGGATTTACAACCGCAGTAACCTGAGCCAACTCGACGACTGGCTGCAACAAGGCCCCTGGGGCCTACGCGATGCCCAGCGCCCATTGGCAGCCGAGCACCTGCGCCTGGCTACCATCACCGCTGCGCCAAAGGCGGCGTTACAACCTGACAAGGCCGGGGGGCTGTTTATCCTGCAGGTGCCCGGCGTTATCACCGCCGAGCTGGATGACAGTGGCATCAGCCTGGCCGCCTACTGGCTCAGTAACCACCAGCGTAACGATTGGGAACCCTGGACCGAGCCGCTGCTCTACCAATTCAAACTACTCAGTAAACTGCACGAGCCGCTGCTGCTGGGGCTGGAGATCTACCCTCAGGAGTCCAATGCCCAGCACGGCCTGGCCATCGAGCTGCGTTACCCGCCGCTGGCAGGCAGCAACGAGGTACAGACCAAACGTTTTGAAAGCCTGACCCTGCTTGCTCAGCAGGGCAAACCCATGGCCGAAGTCGCCTTGCTGCGCGTCCGCACCGCCAATGCCCCCAGCCTGCCGCTAACGCTGGATACCCTCGACCAATCTTCTAGCAGTTAA
- a CDS encoding DUF4123 domain-containing protein, which yields MPANDLRHLPVELPWDVPAYLLLDGVSVDNLAQRLYQWSDSPDFDVLYLDTPWAELADISPSLVRLSGQQDPALVAFVENSHDEWGYLLFSHASRDEVLSHLRWLVRVRHAQGEDMLLRLADPAVVHALFGQSVRDNDATLFGPIGRLVAADRIQACWYQHQCPGSTKVATPHDRPYQLSEFQLEMLGEVGFRGVLIRLDEHLRDYFPNYQSALSPPERWQYLRELAERAYAQGFQSEHEITLYANIFGLLGGDALQTHTDIAELLGQASPLTPSQRIEQAADLAYAHARPVERTSL from the coding sequence ATGCCGGCTAACGATCTGCGCCACCTGCCAGTAGAGTTGCCCTGGGACGTCCCCGCATATCTGCTACTGGACGGCGTCAGCGTCGATAACTTGGCGCAACGCCTTTATCAATGGTCCGATTCGCCTGACTTCGACGTGTTGTACTTGGACACACCGTGGGCCGAGCTGGCCGATATATCCCCCAGTCTGGTTCGTCTGAGTGGGCAGCAGGACCCGGCACTTGTCGCTTTTGTTGAAAACAGTCATGACGAATGGGGTTATCTACTATTCAGTCACGCGAGCCGGGATGAGGTGCTAAGCCACTTGCGCTGGCTGGTCAGAGTTCGTCACGCGCAGGGCGAAGATATGCTGCTGCGCCTGGCCGATCCCGCGGTCGTTCATGCGTTATTCGGGCAGTCTGTGCGGGACAATGACGCAACGCTATTCGGCCCGATCGGGCGACTAGTTGCCGCCGACCGAATCCAAGCTTGCTGGTATCAGCATCAATGCCCCGGATCGACGAAAGTCGCTACCCCCCATGATCGCCCCTACCAACTATCAGAATTCCAACTGGAGATGCTCGGAGAAGTGGGTTTTCGCGGCGTCCTCATCCGGCTTGACGAACACCTGCGCGATTATTTTCCGAATTACCAGTCTGCATTGAGCCCGCCTGAGCGTTGGCAATACCTACGTGAGCTGGCTGAGCGGGCCTATGCCCAAGGCTTCCAAAGCGAACACGAGATAACCCTCTATGCCAATATTTTCGGCTTGCTCGGCGGAGACGCTCTGCAGACCCATACAGATATCGCCGAGCTGCTGGGCCAGGCCTCGCCACTAACGCCTTCCCAGCGCATCGAACAGGCTGCGGATCTGGCCTATGCCCACGCCCGGCCAGTGGAAAGGACTTCCCTGTGA
- the tssI gene encoding type VI secretion system tip protein TssI/VgrG yields MFAPANQTHFSLHIEGIEHDLQVLEFRGSEAISRPYRFDLELVSERPDLDLESLLQKSAFLAFTADGAGIHGLLHRAARGESGKRLTRYRLVIVPKLAYLAHRTNQRIFQHLSVPQIIALVLEEHGILAGDGHRFDLGPVIYPERDYCVQYDETDLHFIQRLCEEEGIHYHFRHSEAGHMLVFGDDQTVFPKLAPVAYQQDSGLVADAPVVKRFGVRIETRTGRVTRRDYDFEKPRLTLEAGVRSDAQPDLEDYDYPGRFANRERGKLLSQRALERHRHDFELAEGESDQPLMVSGHFLSLSEHPRSDWNQLWLITEVLHEGKQPQVLEESVTDASRPHAPTPYPLGGEGWGEGLGSIAQCFGAGAFTQGYRNHFTATPWAFPFRPELKHPKSRILGSQSAVVTGPAGEEIHCDDYGRVKVQFHWDREGQANDKTSRWLRVSSSWAGDRYGGIAIPRVGMEVLVTFLEGDPDQPLITGCLYHKENAVPYVLPANKTRSLFKTLSSPGGDGYNELRIEDRKGQEQIYIHAQRDWDQNIRHDQNIRVGHERHDTVEANSHSEFKAEEHRTTHGDRRSEVKANDHLTAGNNQHVKIGTGQFVEAGQEIHLSSGLKVVLEAGSELTFKAAGSFIKLDASGITMVGPLIRMNSGGSPGKGTGAAPVLPGKVKAADADRAGQLLIQAQKQALQRKQPLCVICEAAKLEAADAG; encoded by the coding sequence ATGTTCGCCCCCGCCAACCAGACTCATTTTTCCCTGCACATCGAAGGCATCGAACATGACCTTCAGGTTCTCGAATTCCGTGGCAGCGAAGCCATCAGCCGCCCCTATCGCTTCGACCTGGAGCTGGTCAGCGAGCGTCCCGACCTGGATCTGGAAAGCCTGTTGCAGAAATCCGCGTTTCTGGCATTCACAGCGGATGGCGCCGGTATTCACGGCCTGCTCCACCGAGCCGCACGGGGCGAATCCGGCAAACGCCTGACTCGCTATCGGTTGGTCATCGTTCCGAAGCTCGCCTATCTGGCGCACCGGACCAACCAGCGCATCTTTCAGCATCTGTCGGTCCCGCAGATCATCGCTCTGGTGCTGGAAGAGCACGGCATTCTCGCCGGCGACGGTCACCGCTTCGACCTTGGCCCAGTGATTTACCCTGAGCGTGACTACTGCGTTCAGTACGACGAAACCGACCTGCATTTCATCCAGCGTCTGTGTGAGGAAGAAGGCATTCACTACCACTTCCGGCACAGCGAAGCCGGCCACATGCTGGTATTCGGCGATGACCAGACGGTGTTCCCCAAACTTGCACCAGTCGCTTACCAGCAGGACAGCGGGCTGGTTGCCGACGCGCCAGTCGTCAAGCGCTTCGGTGTACGCATCGAGACCCGCACCGGCCGCGTCACCCGCCGCGATTACGACTTCGAGAAGCCCCGCCTCACGCTGGAAGCCGGCGTTCGAAGCGACGCCCAGCCGGACCTGGAGGATTACGACTATCCCGGCCGCTTCGCCAATCGCGAGCGCGGCAAGCTGCTGTCCCAGCGAGCCTTGGAACGGCACCGTCACGACTTCGAACTGGCCGAAGGCGAAAGCGATCAGCCGCTGATGGTCAGCGGTCACTTCCTCTCGCTGAGCGAGCACCCACGTAGTGACTGGAATCAGCTGTGGCTGATCACCGAAGTACTTCATGAGGGCAAGCAACCGCAGGTACTGGAGGAGTCAGTTACCGACGCATCACGCCCGCACGCACCAACCCCCTATCCCCTTGGGGGAGAGGGCTGGGGTGAGGGGCTAGGGAGTATTGCCCAATGTTTCGGAGCAGGCGCCTTCACCCAAGGCTACCGCAACCACTTCACCGCCACGCCTTGGGCTTTCCCCTTCCGCCCGGAGCTCAAGCATCCCAAGTCCCGCATTCTCGGCAGCCAGAGCGCAGTCGTCACCGGCCCTGCCGGCGAAGAAATCCACTGCGACGATTACGGGCGCGTAAAGGTCCAGTTTCACTGGGATCGCGAGGGCCAGGCCAACGACAAGACGAGCCGCTGGCTGCGCGTATCCAGCAGCTGGGCCGGCGACCGCTACGGCGGCATTGCCATCCCCCGCGTCGGCATGGAAGTGCTGGTCACCTTTCTCGAAGGCGACCCCGACCAGCCGCTGATCACCGGCTGCCTGTACCACAAGGAAAACGCCGTTCCCTACGTCCTACCGGCGAACAAGACCCGCAGCCTGTTCAAAACCCTCAGCTCGCCAGGTGGCGACGGATACAACGAACTGCGCATCGAGGATCGCAAGGGACAGGAGCAAATCTACATCCACGCCCAGCGCGACTGGGACCAGAACATCAGGCACGACCAGAATATCCGCGTCGGCCACGAACGCCACGACACCGTCGAGGCCAATAGCCACAGCGAATTCAAGGCCGAAGAACACCGCACCACCCACGGCGACCGCCGCAGCGAAGTAAAAGCCAACGACCACCTGACTGCCGGTAACAACCAGCACGTGAAAATCGGCACCGGGCAGTTCGTCGAGGCGGGTCAGGAAATTCATCTTTCCAGCGGCCTGAAAGTCGTTCTCGAAGCCGGCAGCGAACTCACCTTCAAAGCCGCCGGCAGCTTTATCAAACTCGATGCGAGCGGCATCACGATGGTTGGGCCTTTGATCAGAATGAACTCGGGCGGGAGTCCGGGGAAAGGCACGGGTGCGGCGCCGGTGCTGCCGGGCAAGGTAAAGGCGGCGGATGCGGATAGAGCGGGGCAGTTGTTGATTCAGGCGCAGAAGCAGGCGCTGCAACGCAAGCAACCGCTCTGCGTCATCTGCGAAGCAGCAAAGCTGGAGGCCGCAGATGCCGGCTAA
- a CDS encoding Hcp family type VI secretion system effector codes for MPTPAYLSLEGTKQGLITAGTFTEDSVGNIFQEGHEDQILVQAFQHQVIIPRDPQSGQPTGQRVHKPLMITKVFDKSSPLIFNALTSGERLNKCRLEWYRTSATGTQEHYYTIELEDAVIVDVQSRMPNCQDPNMSHFTHLEDVYFTYRKIVWTHEVSGTSGSDDWRTPIAG; via the coding sequence ATGCCAACACCCGCGTATCTGTCCCTCGAAGGCACCAAGCAAGGCCTGATCACCGCAGGCACTTTCACCGAGGACTCGGTCGGCAACATTTTCCAGGAAGGACACGAAGACCAGATTCTGGTGCAGGCCTTTCAGCACCAAGTCATCATTCCGCGCGATCCGCAGTCCGGTCAACCCACCGGCCAGCGCGTGCATAAGCCGCTGATGATCACCAAGGTGTTCGACAAATCGTCGCCACTGATCTTCAACGCCCTGACCTCAGGCGAGCGTCTGAATAAGTGCCGGCTGGAGTGGTACCGCACGTCCGCCACCGGTACCCAAGAGCATTACTACACCATCGAACTGGAAGACGCGGTGATCGTCGACGTGCAGTCGCGCATGCCCAACTGCCAAGACCCGAACATGTCCCATTTCACCCATCTGGAAGACGTGTACTTCACCTACCGCAAAATCGTCTGGACCCACGAAGTCTCCGGCACTTCCGGCTCCGATGACTGGCGCACCCCGATCGCCGGTTAA
- the selO gene encoding protein adenylyltransferase SelO: MKTLTELHFDNRFARLGDIFSIKVTPQPLAEPRLVVASEAAMRLLDLDPAVADDPLFTELFSGHKLWSTAEPRAMVYSGHQFGSYNPQLGDGRGLLLGEVVNDAGEHWDMHLKGAGLTPYSRMGDGRAVLRSSIREFLASEHLHALGIPSSRALCVTGSDTPVYRERQERGAMLLRLAPSHVRFGHFEFFYYTKQHDELKQLLDHVVESHFADCLEHPEPYHSFFREVLQRTAELIARWQAYGFCHGVMNTDNMSILGITFDFGPYAFLDDFDARFICNHSDHTGRYSYENQVPIAHWNLAALAQALTPFIAIEQLRETMDLFLPIYEAAWLDLMRQRLGLQTADDSDRELVQRLLQLMQSSAIDYTNFFRELGENPAEQALARLREDFIDIKSFDEWAASYRKRAESEDGEQQARRTRMHAVNPKYILRNYLAQQAIDAAEAGDYGPVRELHAVLSRPFEEQPGMERYAERPPEWGKHLEISCSS, from the coding sequence GTGAAAACCCTCACCGAGCTGCATTTCGATAACCGCTTCGCCCGACTCGGCGACATATTCTCCATCAAGGTGACGCCCCAGCCCCTGGCCGAACCGCGCCTGGTAGTGGCCAGCGAGGCAGCAATGAGGCTGCTCGATCTCGACCCAGCGGTGGCGGACGACCCGCTGTTCACCGAATTGTTCTCCGGCCACAAGCTCTGGAGCACCGCCGAGCCGCGAGCGATGGTCTATTCCGGTCATCAATTCGGCAGCTACAACCCGCAGCTAGGCGACGGTCGCGGCTTATTGCTGGGCGAGGTGGTCAACGATGCCGGCGAGCATTGGGACATGCATCTCAAGGGCGCCGGCCTCACGCCTTACTCGCGTATGGGCGATGGTCGCGCCGTACTGCGCTCCTCGATCCGCGAATTTCTCGCCAGCGAGCATCTTCATGCCTTGGGCATTCCCAGCTCACGCGCGCTGTGCGTGACCGGCTCGGATACGCCGGTCTATCGCGAGCGCCAGGAGCGCGGCGCGATGCTGCTGCGCCTGGCGCCCAGCCATGTACGCTTCGGCCATTTCGAATTTTTCTATTACACCAAGCAGCACGACGAACTGAAGCAGCTGCTCGATCACGTCGTTGAATCTCACTTCGCCGATTGCCTGGAACATCCAGAGCCCTACCACTCCTTCTTCCGCGAGGTGCTGCAGCGCACCGCCGAGCTGATCGCCCGCTGGCAGGCCTATGGCTTCTGTCATGGCGTGATGAATACCGACAATATGTCGATCTTGGGCATCACCTTCGATTTCGGTCCCTACGCTTTTCTCGACGACTTCGATGCGCGCTTCATCTGCAACCATTCCGACCACACCGGCCGTTATTCCTACGAGAATCAGGTGCCCATTGCGCACTGGAATCTCGCCGCGCTGGCCCAGGCGCTGACGCCGTTCATCGCCATCGAGCAGCTACGCGAGACGATGGATCTGTTCCTGCCGATATACGAAGCTGCCTGGCTCGACCTGATGCGCCAGCGGCTGGGCCTGCAGACCGCTGACGACAGCGACAGAGAGCTGGTACAGCGCCTGCTGCAGCTGATGCAGAGCAGCGCCATCGACTACACAAACTTCTTCCGCGAACTCGGCGAGAACCCAGCGGAACAGGCCCTGGCTCGCCTGCGTGAGGATTTCATCGATATCAAATCGTTCGACGAGTGGGCTGCAAGCTATCGCAAGCGCGCCGAAAGCGAGGATGGCGAACAGCAGGCGCGGCGGACGCGCATGCACGCCGTCAATCCCAAGTACATCCTGCGCAACTACCTGGCCCAGCAAGCAATCGACGCTGCCGAGGCCGGCGACTACGGTCCGGTGCGCGAGCTGCATGCGGTGCTCAGCCGTCCTTTCGAGGAGCAACCGGGCATGGAACGCTACGCCGAGCGCCCACCGGAATGGGGCAAGCATCTCGAAATCAGCTGTTCGTCGTGA